A genomic segment from Ruegeria sp. TM1040 encodes:
- a CDS encoding capsule polysaccharide transporter, whose translation MTTKPKAKKFRIRRPSSGAEQPQAAAAATARPVPPPPAQETGRDQPLEMQSQVEQAAKASSAGDFAPAASDTPARASSPQMTPSQSGATTPPQDASEDVGSTDIEDIKREGLTGRQLRLARRVAQKHDLPATSDYDAVRLLRLRGIDPFKRANMLELVVPQSQNASVPATQAPQGAPKPQTLPQTVEKSKPSAPPADHLSPTERRNREIRSIQRDIARRRRRKMALLGARLGAFVLIPTLLAGYYYYKVATPMYASHSEFLVLKADSTGSSGFGGLLSGTQFATSQDSIAVQAYLQSKVAMRRLDEEAGFRAHFSQDWIDPIQRLEPDASNDDAYKTYQRNVKIGYDPTEGVIRMDVSAAEPAVAAEFSRRLISYAQENVNHLSEQKRADQVGDAEEALALAEQQRRDAQAELVRLQQQGSVLDPEGVIASLRSQINTFELQLQQKRLELAALQDNLRPNAAKVEGTAADIKRLEALIANLNERMTDASQGENSLASLSVKIQMAQADLATRDMMLQSALQQVEQTRMEANRQVRYLTTAVEPVPADTPSSPRKFENTILAFLIFSGIYLMCALTASILREQVSS comes from the coding sequence ATGACTACGAAACCCAAGGCTAAAAAATTCCGTATCCGCCGCCCGAGCTCGGGAGCTGAACAGCCGCAGGCCGCTGCGGCGGCGACCGCTCGCCCGGTGCCTCCGCCGCCCGCACAGGAGACCGGACGCGACCAGCCGCTTGAGATGCAGTCTCAGGTGGAACAGGCTGCAAAGGCTTCTTCCGCGGGCGATTTTGCGCCTGCCGCGTCCGACACACCAGCGCGCGCGTCCTCGCCACAGATGACGCCATCCCAGAGCGGCGCCACAACGCCACCGCAGGATGCATCCGAGGATGTGGGCTCGACCGATATTGAAGACATCAAGCGTGAGGGCCTCACGGGGCGTCAATTGCGCCTCGCCCGTCGCGTTGCACAAAAGCACGATCTGCCTGCGACATCGGATTACGACGCTGTGCGTTTGCTGCGGCTGCGCGGCATTGATCCATTCAAACGCGCCAACATGCTAGAGCTGGTGGTGCCGCAAAGCCAAAACGCAAGCGTGCCCGCGACCCAAGCCCCACAGGGCGCGCCCAAGCCACAGACGCTTCCGCAGACGGTAGAGAAAAGCAAACCCAGCGCACCGCCCGCCGATCATCTGAGCCCGACCGAGCGACGCAACCGCGAAATTCGCTCCATCCAGCGTGACATCGCGCGACGCCGCCGCCGTAAAATGGCGCTCTTGGGGGCGCGGCTCGGGGCCTTTGTTCTGATCCCTACGCTTCTGGCAGGGTACTATTATTACAAGGTCGCAACACCGATGTATGCGTCGCATTCGGAGTTCCTTGTTCTCAAAGCCGACAGCACCGGGTCTTCGGGGTTCGGCGGCCTTCTGAGCGGCACGCAATTTGCCACCAGCCAGGATTCCATTGCGGTACAGGCCTATCTGCAATCCAAGGTCGCGATGCGCCGCCTCGACGAAGAGGCCGGATTTCGCGCGCATTTCTCGCAGGACTGGATCGACCCAATTCAGCGACTGGAACCAGACGCCAGCAATGACGACGCCTACAAAACCTATCAGCGCAATGTAAAAATCGGCTATGATCCCACCGAGGGCGTCATTCGCATGGATGTCTCTGCGGCAGAACCAGCGGTTGCGGCAGAGTTTTCACGCCGCCTGATTTCCTATGCACAGGAAAACGTGAACCACCTTTCCGAGCAAAAGCGCGCCGATCAGGTGGGCGACGCCGAGGAGGCGCTTGCCCTTGCAGAGCAGCAACGCCGCGACGCCCAGGCAGAACTTGTGCGCCTGCAGCAGCAAGGGTCGGTCCTCGATCCCGAAGGGGTCATTGCCTCGCTGCGCTCCCAGATCAACACGTTTGAGCTTCAACTGCAGCAAAAGCGCCTGGAGCTCGCGGCGTTGCAGGACAACCTGCGCCCCAACGCCGCCAAGGTCGAAGGCACTGCCGCAGACATCAAACGCCTTGAGGCGCTGATTGCAAATCTCAACGAACGCATGACCGATGCGTCTCAGGGCGAGAACTCGCTTGCCTCGCTGAGCGTCAAGATCCAGATGGCACAAGCGGACCTCGCGACGCGCGACATGATGCTGCAATCCGCCCTGCAACAGGTCGAACAAACCCGTATGGAGGCAAACCGCCAGGTGCGCTATCTGACAACTGCGGTCGAGCCGGTTCCCGCCGACACACCCTCCTCGCCGCGCAAGTTCGAAAATACGATTTTGGCTTTCCTGATCTTTTCCGGTATCTACCTGATGTGTGCCCTCACGGCATCCATTCTTCGGGAACAGGTCTCTTCGTAA
- a CDS encoding ABC transporter ATP-binding protein gives MLEFVNVSKSFWTGTQRKIILDKVSFTVELGTSLGILAPNGTGKTTLINMMAGLEKPDEGEIYRGCKISFPLGFMGGVINRLSAMENCRYIARLYGLDPDYVESYCRWLCGLNEYFDQPLGTYSAGMKSRFSFALMLALDFDIYLIDEGMPSSTDVEFNRKAGIILQERLETTTIVIVSHQPRTLEKFANTAAVLMNGQLHMFETLEEAKQLYDYETQG, from the coding sequence ATGTTGGAATTCGTGAATGTCAGCAAATCCTTTTGGACCGGGACTCAGCGCAAGATTATCCTGGACAAAGTCTCCTTCACGGTGGAGCTTGGGACCTCGCTTGGCATTCTGGCCCCAAACGGGACCGGCAAGACGACGCTGATCAACATGATGGCCGGCCTTGAGAAACCCGATGAGGGCGAGATCTATCGCGGCTGCAAGATTTCCTTTCCGCTCGGGTTCATGGGCGGCGTTATCAACCGTCTCTCGGCCATGGAAAACTGCCGCTATATCGCGCGTCTCTATGGTCTCGACCCGGATTATGTCGAAAGCTACTGTCGCTGGCTCTGTGGCTTGAACGAGTATTTCGACCAACCGCTTGGCACCTATTCTGCTGGCATGAAATCGCGGTTTTCGTTTGCGCTCATGCTGGCGCTGGACTTCGACATCTATTTGATCGACGAAGGCATGCCCAGTTCCACAGATGTGGAGTTCAACCGCAAGGCGGGCATCATCTTGCAAGAACGTCTCGAGACGACGACAATCGTTATTGTATCCCACCAGCCCCGTACGCTGGAGAAATTCGCCAACACCGCTGCTGTGTTGATGAATGGACAACTCCATATGTTTGAAACCTTGGAAGAAGCGAAACAGCTCTATGACTACGAAACCCAAGGCTAA
- a CDS encoding uracil-DNA glycosylase family protein, translating into MQSNTDELKKEISACRLCAARFASTRTAHEPRPVVWFEPSARILIAGQAPGMRVHQSGRPFTDSSGDRLREWLGLSEDCFYDTSRVAIVPMAFCFPGYDAKTADLPPPRICGETWHDRVMSALGKLRLRILVGGHAHRYHLGTRLGVTELVKGWRSLPEGVFALPHPSWRNTAWLKRNPWFEAELLPVLRARVKEQMQHD; encoded by the coding sequence ATGCAGAGCAATACGGATGAGCTCAAGAAAGAGATCTCCGCCTGCCGGTTGTGCGCGGCCCGGTTTGCCTCGACGCGGACCGCGCATGAGCCGCGCCCGGTGGTGTGGTTTGAGCCAAGCGCCCGGATATTGATCGCAGGGCAGGCGCCGGGGATGCGGGTTCACCAAAGTGGACGCCCGTTCACGGATTCCTCGGGCGACCGGCTGCGAGAGTGGCTTGGCCTGAGCGAGGATTGCTTTTACGACACCAGCCGCGTGGCCATTGTGCCCATGGCCTTTTGTTTTCCCGGCTATGACGCCAAAACAGCCGATCTGCCGCCGCCCAGGATCTGTGGCGAGACTTGGCATGATCGGGTGATGTCGGCGCTGGGGAAGCTGCGGCTGCGGATCCTCGTTGGCGGGCATGCGCACCGCTATCATCTCGGAACCCGCCTTGGGGTCACCGAACTTGTGAAGGGCTGGCGCAGCTTGCCGGAGGGGGTCTTTGCCTTGCCTCATCCCTCTTGGCGCAATACGGCTTGGTTGAAACGAAATCCCTGGTTCGAAGCGGAGCTTCTTCCGGTTCTGCGCGCAAGGGTGAAGGAGCAGATGCAACATGACTGA
- a CDS encoding SseB family protein has protein sequence MTEMTPLDLAHAAMEAAPADDAARLRFFERLADSELFLLLDKEPEGDRISPEIFETGEGRFVLVFDREERLAQFAERIVPYAALSGRVIASMLAGQGIGLGVNLEVAPSSILIPDAAMGWLAETLAHAPGEVEAAISEVHPPRGLPETLLAALDTKLATATGLARMAYLAAVNYESGGSGHLLAFIGAEPGAEPALAKAAGEALTFSGIEAGALDVGFFAASEEISARLARVGLRFDLPEVETGQIYQPQRPGSDPEKPPRLK, from the coding sequence ATGACTGAAATGACCCCGCTTGATCTGGCCCATGCGGCAATGGAAGCGGCGCCTGCCGATGATGCTGCGCGGCTGCGGTTCTTTGAACGCCTTGCGGACAGCGAACTCTTCTTGCTGCTGGACAAAGAGCCGGAAGGCGATCGGATCAGCCCCGAGATCTTTGAAACAGGCGAGGGGCGTTTTGTTCTGGTGTTTGATCGTGAAGAGCGACTGGCGCAGTTTGCCGAGCGCATCGTGCCTTATGCAGCGCTCTCCGGGCGGGTGATTGCGTCGATGTTGGCGGGGCAAGGGATCGGTCTTGGCGTCAATCTGGAAGTTGCGCCGTCATCCATCCTCATCCCGGATGCGGCGATGGGCTGGCTTGCGGAGACGCTCGCGCATGCGCCGGGCGAGGTGGAGGCTGCGATCTCGGAGGTGCACCCTCCCCGTGGGTTGCCAGAGACCCTTCTGGCGGCGCTCGACACAAAGCTTGCCACAGCGACGGGGCTGGCGCGCATGGCCTATCTTGCAGCCGTGAACTATGAGAGCGGCGGCAGCGGCCACCTTCTGGCCTTTATCGGAGCGGAACCCGGCGCGGAGCCTGCATTGGCGAAGGCCGCAGGAGAGGCACTGACGTTTTCCGGGATCGAAGCCGGGGCTTTGGACGTGGGCTTTTTTGCGGCAAGCGAAGAGATTTCCGCAAGGCTAGCGCGTGTCGGGCTGCGATTTGATCTTCCTGAGGTGGAAACCGGGCAGATCTACCAGCCGCAAAGACCCGGCAGTGATCCAGAAAAGCCTCCTCGCCTGAAGTGA
- the yghU gene encoding glutathione-dependent disulfide-bond oxidoreductase — protein MSDTTYTPPKVWTWEQESGGQFASINRPIAGATHDKELPVGEHPFQLYSLATPNGVKVTVMLEELLAAGVKDAEYDAWLINIGEGDQFGSGFVEINPNSKIPALHDRSGDAPVRVFESASILMHLAEKFGHFLPKEGAARTEVLNWLFWQMGSAPYLGGGFGHFYAYAPEKFEYPINRFTMESKRQLDVLNRELATKTYIAGEDYSIADMAIWPWYGQLVLGRLYDAAEFLDVESYEHVMRWAKAIDARPAVQRGRMVNRAFGELSTQLRERHSAEDFETKTQDKLEAAE, from the coding sequence ATGAGCGATACGACTTACACCCCTCCGAAGGTCTGGACTTGGGAACAGGAAAGCGGCGGCCAGTTCGCTTCGATCAACCGTCCGATCGCGGGCGCGACCCACGACAAGGAGCTTCCGGTCGGGGAGCACCCCTTCCAGCTCTATTCACTGGCGACCCCGAATGGCGTGAAGGTCACCGTGATGCTCGAGGAGCTTCTGGCGGCGGGCGTCAAAGACGCCGAGTATGATGCCTGGCTTATCAATATCGGCGAGGGCGATCAGTTTGGCTCTGGCTTTGTGGAGATCAACCCGAACTCCAAGATCCCGGCGCTGCATGACCGTTCCGGCGATGCCCCCGTACGCGTATTCGAGAGCGCATCGATCCTGATGCATCTGGCCGAGAAATTCGGTCACTTCTTGCCCAAGGAGGGCGCAGCCCGCACCGAAGTGTTGAACTGGCTCTTCTGGCAGATGGGCTCTGCGCCATATCTCGGCGGTGGCTTTGGTCATTTCTACGCCTATGCGCCCGAAAAATTCGAGTACCCGATCAACCGCTTTACGATGGAGTCCAAGCGTCAGCTGGATGTGCTGAACCGTGAGCTGGCGACCAAAACCTATATCGCGGGCGAAGACTATAGCATCGCCGATATGGCGATCTGGCCATGGTATGGCCAGCTGGTACTGGGCCGCCTTTATGACGCGGCAGAGTTCCTGGACGTCGAAAGCTACGAACATGTGATGCGTTGGGCCAAGGCGATTGATGCCCGCCCTGCCGTCCAGCGTGGCCGCATGGTCAACCGTGCCTTTGGCGAGTTGTCGACGCAGCTGCGAGAACGTCACTCGGCCGAGGACTTTGAAACCAAGACCCAAGACAAGCTCGAAGCGGCAGAGTAA
- a CDS encoding NYN domain-containing protein, with protein MANTEKPPLLAVLIDADNISAKFAGAMFEEIASLGEASIRRIYGDFSGGGPQGWSKDKLAAFAIVPHQQFANTTGKNASDIALVIDAMDILHSGRFDGFVLISSDSDFTRLASRIREQGLDVYGMGMRKTPAAFVRACKRFIYVENLLTEVPKDVPKPQKSKPKPSTQSSGATLEQTAAPQDDEAPAELEDPQKLVLRAMDAISQEDEWFSLGQIGQYITAASPDFDTRSYGKRKLSDLIATMKILETRRGEGNQILVRRLD; from the coding sequence ATGGCCAACACCGAAAAACCCCCGCTTCTGGCGGTCCTGATTGACGCGGACAACATATCGGCGAAATTCGCCGGGGCCATGTTTGAGGAGATTGCTTCACTCGGAGAGGCGAGCATCCGCCGCATCTATGGTGATTTCTCGGGCGGCGGACCGCAGGGCTGGAGCAAAGACAAGCTGGCGGCGTTTGCAATCGTGCCGCACCAGCAGTTTGCCAATACTACCGGGAAGAACGCCAGCGACATCGCTCTGGTCATCGACGCGATGGACATTCTGCACTCAGGCCGCTTTGATGGCTTTGTGCTGATCTCCTCGGATAGCGATTTCACCCGACTGGCGAGCCGCATTCGCGAACAAGGGTTGGACGTCTACGGTATGGGTATGCGCAAGACACCTGCAGCCTTCGTACGCGCCTGCAAGCGCTTCATCTATGTCGAGAACCTTTTGACCGAGGTCCCGAAAGACGTGCCCAAGCCGCAGAAATCAAAGCCAAAACCCTCGACGCAATCCTCGGGCGCCACTCTCGAACAGACTGCCGCGCCGCAAGACGACGAAGCCCCGGCGGAACTTGAAGATCCGCAAAAGCTGGTCCTGCGTGCGATGGATGCGATCAGCCAAGAGGACGAGTGGTTCTCTCTTGGGCAGATCGGTCAGTACATTACGGCGGCAAGTCCCGATTTTGACACCCGCAGTTATGGCAAGCGCAAACTGTCAGATCTGATCGCAACCATGAAAATATTGGAAACGCGCCGTGGAGAAGGCAATCAGATCCTCGTACGGAGGCTCGACTGA
- a CDS encoding DUF4260 domain-containing protein, translating to MSVPQAADAPARIWQRIEGGLICAAGLWLYAGAEAVLPIWGAMLLFFAPDLSCVGYLFGRRAGAFCYNLVHLYAAGVVTLALAHLWQSPLLWEIAALWLAHCGFDRLLGYGLKSTQGFEFTHLGRIGRAREPRSDA from the coding sequence ATGTCTGTACCGCAGGCAGCGGACGCGCCTGCGCGCATCTGGCAACGAATCGAGGGTGGCCTGATCTGTGCTGCGGGGCTTTGGCTTTATGCGGGGGCGGAGGCGGTGCTGCCGATCTGGGGCGCGATGCTTCTGTTCTTTGCCCCTGACCTCAGCTGCGTGGGTTATCTGTTTGGCCGACGCGCCGGGGCGTTTTGTTACAATCTGGTCCATCTCTACGCTGCTGGGGTCGTAACATTGGCCTTGGCGCATCTGTGGCAGTCCCCTCTGTTGTGGGAGATCGCCGCGCTTTGGCTGGCGCATTGCGGATTTGATCGGCTGCTCGGCTATGGGTTGAAATCCACGCAAGGGTTTGAATTCACTCACCTTGGGCGCATCGGTCGGGCGCGTGAACCACGCTCTGATGCCTAA
- a CDS encoding YHS domain-containing (seleno)protein, producing MKRFALAAVAALSFGLPAFAGEQFVDDTGFAVSGYDVVAYRSLEQAPVGQAQPAAVPGKADITADYNGATFAFATEENRATFLENPAYYAPAYDGHCAYGVSKGGKVPGNPNLWRIVDDKLYLNITKNVVSFWEEDIPGNITLAEGNWPAIDPNPASGNPIPNFTSSAPVQD from the coding sequence ATGAAACGTTTTGCTTTGGCTGCGGTGGCGGCTCTGTCTTTTGGTCTGCCTGCCTTTGCGGGCGAGCAGTTTGTGGATGACACCGGATTTGCGGTTTCGGGCTATGATGTTGTGGCCTACCGCAGCCTTGAGCAAGCTCCGGTGGGGCAGGCCCAGCCTGCGGCGGTCCCGGGCAAAGCCGACATTACCGCCGACTACAACGGCGCCACATTTGCTTTTGCGACGGAGGAAAACCGCGCGACGTTTTTGGAGAATCCTGCCTATTACGCACCGGCTTATGATGGTCACTGCGCCTATGGGGTCTCAAAGGGGGGCAAGGTGCCCGGTAACCCAAACCTGTGGCGCATCGTGGATGACAAACTCTATCTCAATATCACCAAGAATGTCGTGAGCTTCTGGGAAGAAGACATTCCCGGAAACATCACGCTGGCCGAAGGCAACTGGCCCGCGATCGACCCCAACCCTGCCTCTGGCAACCCGATCCCGAATTTCACCTCGAGCGCGCCAGTTCAGGACTGA
- a CDS encoding GcrA family cell cycle regulator, which produces MSWTDERVELLKKMWGEGQSASQIAKELGGVTRNAVIGKVHRLGLSNRTTGGGSKAAAEPKEKPAPKAAAKPKAQPKTEPARPVTPEPVAEAPAAEPKPSTPARKQIIPAGQPLPPQPSANEIPAEALAKVNEIEKKAKKLSLMELTERTCKWPVGDPATEDFWFCGLPVQQGKPYCEAHVGVAFQPMSSRRDRKR; this is translated from the coding sequence ATGTCCTGGACTGACGAGCGCGTCGAACTGCTCAAGAAAATGTGGGGCGAAGGCCAGTCGGCCAGTCAGATCGCTAAAGAACTTGGTGGCGTGACCCGGAATGCGGTGATCGGCAAGGTACACCGCCTCGGTCTGTCCAACCGCACCACCGGCGGCGGCAGCAAGGCTGCAGCCGAGCCAAAAGAAAAGCCCGCGCCCAAGGCGGCCGCAAAGCCCAAGGCTCAGCCAAAGACAGAACCGGCGCGCCCGGTGACGCCGGAGCCAGTGGCCGAGGCCCCCGCTGCAGAGCCGAAGCCCTCGACCCCGGCGCGCAAGCAGATCATTCCCGCCGGTCAGCCCCTGCCTCCGCAGCCTTCTGCCAATGAAATCCCGGCAGAGGCACTGGCCAAGGTCAATGAGATCGAGAAGAAAGCCAAGAAGCTCTCTTTGATGGAACTGACCGAGCGAACCTGCAAATGGCCCGTGGGCGATCCCGCAACCGAAGATTTCTGGTTCTGCGGCCTGCCCGTGCAACAGGGCAAACCCTATTGCGAGGCTCATGTGGGCGTTGCCTTCCAGCCGATGAGCTCGCGCCGCGACCGCAAACGCTAA
- a CDS encoding ABC transporter permease yields the protein MSDNNAQSSFRIEVGERRFGRVNWLGLQTLAGREIKRFMVVYTQTLLAPMVTAALFLLIFSIAIGPRRGDVMGVPFISFIAPGIMMMTVIQNAFANTSSSLVISKVQGNIVDTLMPPLSGFEILLGYLAGAITRGLFVSVGIGLGLALVLGMVPAHPLVALGFVVLGAAFLGGLGIVAGVFADKFDQMAAITNFVVTPLAFLSGTFYSVEALPPVLYAISHVNPVFYLIDGVRYGMIGVSDSDPAFGALVCLGATAVILLLAWQMLRTGYRLKN from the coding sequence ATGTCAGACAACAACGCACAGTCGAGCTTTCGGATCGAAGTGGGAGAACGCCGCTTTGGCAGAGTGAATTGGCTGGGTCTTCAGACGCTTGCCGGGCGCGAGATCAAACGCTTTATGGTGGTCTATACCCAGACCTTGCTGGCGCCGATGGTGACGGCGGCGCTGTTCCTGTTGATCTTCTCGATCGCAATTGGCCCACGACGCGGCGATGTCATGGGCGTGCCTTTCATTTCCTTTATCGCACCGGGCATCATGATGATGACCGTGATCCAGAACGCCTTTGCCAACACGTCCTCGTCGCTGGTGATCTCCAAAGTGCAGGGCAACATCGTCGACACGCTGATGCCACCGCTTTCCGGTTTCGAGATCCTCCTTGGGTATCTTGCGGGGGCGATCACACGCGGGCTGTTCGTCTCTGTCGGGATTGGTCTCGGGCTGGCTCTGGTGCTGGGCATGGTGCCGGCGCATCCGCTCGTGGCGCTGGGCTTTGTGGTTCTGGGGGCAGCGTTTCTCGGGGGGCTTGGCATCGTCGCTGGCGTATTTGCCGACAAATTCGACCAGATGGCGGCCATCACCAATTTTGTGGTGACGCCATTGGCGTTTCTGTCCGGCACGTTCTACTCAGTCGAAGCCCTACCACCGGTGCTCTACGCGATCTCCCATGTGAACCCGGTTTTCTACCTGATCGACGGGGTGCGATATGGCATGATCGGCGTCTCCGACAGCGACCCGGCCTTTGGCGCGCTAGTGTGCCTTGGGGCGACGGCTGTCATATTGCTGCTGGCCTGGCAGATGCTTCGGACAGGCTACCGGCTGAAGAACTAG
- a CDS encoding DMT family transporter: MTHETPQNPPLAAALILLATVFIAGTTLLAKSLGTEVLAPPLHALQISQGRFVFAFIGISAAVVVLRQKIHTPHWGLHIGRSSFGWGGVTLMFASVAFIPLADATAISFLNPVIGMILAIPFLGEKVGPWRWLAAAIALLGAMVLLRPTPASFQPAALLAFGAALAMGAELIFIKTLARREPPLQILWVNNLIGMVIASTAALAVWQMPTPAQWAALVALGALMACAQACFVNAMARADASFVAPFAYATLVFAALYDALIFGVLPDWVTVLGAGIILSGAGLLAWRESVNGKRPLVTEPLPRSDTVL, translated from the coding sequence ATGACCCATGAGACCCCACAGAACCCACCCCTTGCCGCGGCGCTGATCCTGCTGGCCACCGTGTTCATCGCCGGCACCACGTTGCTGGCAAAATCACTTGGCACAGAGGTGCTTGCCCCCCCTTTGCACGCCTTGCAGATCAGTCAGGGACGGTTTGTTTTTGCCTTTATCGGGATCTCCGCCGCCGTGGTGGTTCTGCGCCAGAAGATCCACACGCCGCATTGGGGACTGCATATCGGGCGGTCGTCTTTTGGATGGGGCGGCGTCACGCTGATGTTTGCCTCTGTGGCCTTTATTCCTCTGGCGGATGCGACAGCGATCTCTTTTCTCAACCCTGTGATCGGCATGATCCTCGCAATCCCTTTCCTGGGTGAAAAGGTCGGGCCCTGGCGTTGGCTGGCGGCAGCGATCGCGCTTCTGGGGGCTATGGTTCTTTTGCGACCGACACCTGCGAGTTTCCAGCCAGCGGCGCTGCTTGCATTTGGGGCGGCGCTTGCGATGGGCGCAGAACTGATTTTTATCAAGACCCTCGCAAGGCGCGAGCCACCATTGCAGATCCTGTGGGTGAATAACTTGATCGGTATGGTCATTGCCTCAACGGCAGCATTGGCCGTTTGGCAGATGCCAACGCCCGCTCAATGGGCGGCCCTTGTGGCGCTTGGGGCGTTGATGGCCTGCGCGCAGGCGTGTTTTGTCAATGCGATGGCGCGGGCGGACGCCTCGTTTGTGGCTCCCTTCGCCTATGCCACATTGGTGTTTGCCGCACTCTATGATGCGCTGATCTTTGGAGTTTTGCCTGACTGGGTCACGGTCTTGGGGGCTGGCATCATCCTCTCTGGAGCGGGGTTGCTTGCCTGGCGCGAGAGCGTCAACGGCAAGCGTCCCCTGGTGACAGAGCCCCTGCCCCGCAGCGACACCGTGCTCTAG
- a CDS encoding aspartate aminotransferase family protein yields the protein MIPSVLPTYNRAPLNFVKGEGSWLIEADGRRFLDLGSGIAVNALGHAHPALVEALTAQAQNLWHVSNLYEIPQQQALADKLVAESFADTVFFTNSGTESCELAVKMARKYHYEKGHPEKVEIITFEGSFHGRSSAGIAAAGSEKMTKGFGPLLPGFVHLPWGDAQAVAAAIDDKTAAILVEPVQGEGGIRPMPDQDLKDLRALCDEHGLLLILDEVQCGVGRTGKLFAHEWAGIAPDIMMVAKGIGGGFPLGAVLASEEAASGMTAGTHGSTYGGNPLGCAVGCAVMDHVAAPDFLSEVNRKAGLLRQKLEGLVASHPDVFEEVRGSGLMLGLKCRAVNAEVVKAGYDAEVITVPAADNVIRLLPALTITDADIEEAITRLDAAATAVEAA from the coding sequence ATGATCCCCTCCGTTCTTCCGACCTATAACCGGGCGCCCTTGAACTTCGTCAAAGGCGAAGGGTCTTGGCTGATCGAGGCGGATGGACGACGTTTTCTGGATCTGGGCTCTGGCATCGCGGTGAACGCGCTGGGCCATGCGCATCCTGCACTGGTGGAGGCGCTGACCGCGCAGGCGCAGAACCTTTGGCATGTCTCCAACCTCTATGAAATCCCGCAGCAGCAGGCTCTGGCCGACAAGCTGGTGGCGGAGAGTTTTGCGGATACGGTGTTCTTCACCAACTCCGGCACCGAATCCTGCGAGCTGGCCGTCAAGATGGCGCGCAAGTACCACTATGAAAAAGGCCACCCGGAAAAAGTCGAGATCATTACCTTCGAGGGTTCTTTTCATGGCCGCTCCTCGGCGGGGATCGCCGCCGCGGGATCTGAGAAAATGACCAAGGGGTTTGGTCCCCTGTTGCCGGGATTCGTACATCTCCCCTGGGGCGATGCGCAGGCGGTTGCGGCCGCCATCGACGACAAGACCGCAGCCATTCTGGTTGAGCCGGTGCAGGGCGAGGGCGGCATTCGCCCGATGCCCGATCAGGACCTCAAGGATCTCAGGGCGCTTTGTGACGAACATGGCCTCCTTCTCATTCTCGATGAGGTGCAATGCGGCGTGGGACGCACCGGTAAACTCTTTGCCCATGAATGGGCCGGTATCGCGCCCGACATCATGATGGTCGCCAAAGGCATCGGAGGCGGTTTTCCTCTCGGCGCCGTCCTCGCGTCCGAAGAGGCCGCCTCGGGTATGACCGCCGGCACCCATGGCTCCACCTATGGAGGCAACCCTTTGGGCTGTGCTGTGGGTTGCGCGGTGATGGATCACGTTGCCGCACCGGATTTTCTGTCTGAGGTCAATCGCAAGGCGGGCCTCCTGCGCCAGAAACTCGAAGGTCTCGTGGCCTCTCACCCGGATGTTTTCGAGGAGGTGCGCGGCTCGGGCCTGATGCTTGGCCTCAAATGTAGGGCTGTCAACGCAGAGGTTGTCAAAGCAGGCTACGATGCCGAAGTCATTACCGTGCCCGCCGCCGACAATGTGATCCGCCTCTTGCCCGCACTTACCATCACCGACGCCGACATCGAAGAAGCGATCACCCGTCTTGATGCCGCGGCCACTGCGGTCGAAGCCGCCTGA